Genomic window (Thermodesulfobacteriota bacterium):
CTAGCTCCTCTCCTTCACCACCAACATTGTAACTAAGCAATTGTTCAATTGGATCATGTTTATGCCCATGTAGAACAAGGTCAAAGCCCTCATCTACTAAGAAGGCCAAAAATTTGCCTGATTCTTTCAGATAAAGAATTCCCTCAGATTTGTCGTCTTTTGTAGGCAGCGGATGATGATGTAAAAGAAAAATCTTATAGCTACTATTAAACCTAGATTCTCCTTTATCCTGTTTTACCATATTGATTATATTCTCAACTGATTCCCAATCGCTTTTCCTTATTTTCCCCTTTGTCGTGAAAAAGTTCCAAATATCAGAAGTGTCAATGCCTGCTATGAATAGATCCATATGATTAATCGTTATAAACCTACCGAATGTACCGGCTTCACCAAAGCTACTTTTAAACTTTCTTTTCAATAAAGGTATTCTCGTTAAATCATGATTACCCGGAACGCAAAACACATTATTCCCAGTTATACTCACTAGCTTATTATAAAAATCTTGTGCGCTCTTATAAAAACTAGAATAAGGGAAGTCAAGAATATCTCCAGTAATTACTATAATATCAGGGCTTTCCTCATGTAGGTCTTCTAAAATGCTTGCTTTTTTATCCTCATCTTCTCTGCCAAAGTGTAGATCAGATAAATGGACAAGTTTTATAACTTCTTGCTTCATTTTAACATCCCCCCCTTTGAAAATATTTATCGACTCTATCAACTGCTTAAAAAGATTTCTTGCTTGACACGCTAGTCTCGAAGGACTTTAGATTAAAAGCATAATCAATGTAAGCATTAGATTGCCATTAGCTCTTCTGGTGCATCACCCCTTATCCATACTTCTCCTAAGATCTTTTCGGGACTAATCAAATTGGAAGTAGTAAACCAATACATTATCCCTAACCCTAGTTCGCCTGTAACTTTGATGAGAGACTTCAGCCTCGTATTATTTGTAGTTACAATGAGTACTCTGAAATTTTTGCCACTAAACCTATCCCTAAAAAGCCCCCGTTCAAGGTACATCTTATAACCCTTCATCTTCCGTTTAAATACTTTAGATGCTGTCTCCGTATACCTGTCAACCTCAAGGAAAAAGTGTGCGGTTCCCTTTGGAGTTTGTAACACAAAATAAGCATCAGGAATGAGAATGATGTTTTTTCCTCTTTCCCGGACCTTTTCTCCATATGAGATGTTTCCTTTTTTATATTTGAGCTCCTCCTTGTTCCTCCATTCCATGAGCGAATAGCCTTCGTTATTCTTGCAGGCCTCCTCTATCGTTAACCTGAATCGTGTTACTTCGAGCTCATGTTCGAGGAACTCCCCACGTACCCGGTTTTTGCTCTTTGACCATCCAAGCTCTTGCCTGGACATATTGAGCTTTTTGGAGAGCACCCGTGCTCCTTCGGTCCAGAGCGAGTAGAGAAGCTCGCTTTTCCCTTCGGTCACGGGCCTCTGAATTCTATCCAGGAACCCGTGATCGTATAGCTTCCGTAAGCGCCTGTCCGCAAAGCTCTTTGAAGAAAAAAACATCTTTGCAAGCTGTGTCGAGGTTAAAAAGCGATAGGTGTATAGTGATCGTAATATCTCTAAGTCCCTTGGACTCAGCTCAAGCCTTTCCTCCGGCACTCTTTCAGTCCACGCTCTTCTCCTTTCCTTCATACCCCTATTCCTTCTCGTAAAAATCATCTATGTCTTTGGGCACATGCCATTCTTGTTGCCGTTGATCTTTGAGCTCTCTTTCTATATCCTCGCGTTTTGTAGCGTATGTATTCCGTGACATCTGACGTATGATTTCTTTTCTTGCCTTGGCAATGTCATCCGAGGGCATCTCGGGGGGAGGAAATGTAGAGAGGTTAAAATCGTATTCTGCCCTATCAATCCTGGCTACCGCCTCCCCTATGCTTAAATTCTGAAGGTCTTTCGCATCAAATGATGAAAATCCTTCAGACAGTTTTCGTGCATCAGAGTCCCCGAGTCTGAAGCACACTCGTGTAAATGGGTTTGAGATAACAGAGGATGCCACCTCCCTGTCTTTTCCCCAGATTTGCATGAGCTCCTGATGGGCTAATATTAGACCAAGTCTGTATTTCCGTGCGCCTGAAAGGATGGATTCCATGGATTTAGTGATGAAATTTTGAAACTCATCGATATAGAGGTAGAAATTTCTTCGCTCTGCTTCTTCCACCTCCTGCCGTGTCATTACGGTATGCTGGAGCTTTGAGACAAG
Coding sequences:
- a CDS encoding replication-relaxation family protein yields the protein MKERRRAWTERVPEERLELSPRDLEILRSLYTYRFLTSTQLAKMFFSSKSFADRRLRKLYDHGFLDRIQRPVTEGKSELLYSLWTEGARVLSKKLNMSRQELGWSKSKNRVRGEFLEHELEVTRFRLTIEEACKNNEGYSLMEWRNKEELKYKKGNISYGEKVRERGKNIILIPDAYFVLQTPKGTAHFFLEVDRYTETASKVFKRKMKGYKMYLERGLFRDRFSGKNFRVLIVTTNNTRLKSLIKVTGELGLGIMYWFTTSNLISPEKILGEVWIRGDAPEELMAI